One Esox lucius isolate fEsoLuc1 chromosome 1, fEsoLuc1.pri, whole genome shotgun sequence genomic region harbors:
- the LOC105030465 gene encoding high mobility group protein B1 isoform X2 has protein sequence MSSKEKGKFEGMAKGDKVGYEKEMKNCNPPKGQQKKKRFKDPNAPKRPPSAFLIFCAHFRPKVKSEHPGLSIGDTTKKLGEMWNSSSAEEKKPYEKKAATLKEKYDKDITSYCTKGKLHTSSSATDDDEVEDDEEEEDDK, from the exons ATGTCTTCTAAAGAAAAAGGCAAGTTTGAAGGCATGGCAAAGGGGGACAAGGTCGGCTACGAGAAAGAAATGAAGAACTGCAACCCACCCAAGGGCCAGCAAAAGAAAAAGAGGTTCAAGGACCCCAACGCTCCCAAGAGGCCACC GTCTGCATTTTTAATCTTCTGTGCTCACTTCCGGCCAAAGGTGAAGAGCGAACACCCAGGTCTGTCCATCGGAGACACCACTAAGAAGCTAGGTGAAATGTGGAACAGCTCCTCGGCAGAGGAGAAGAAGCCATATGAAAAGAAAGCAGCCACACTGAAGGAGAAATACGATAAG GATATCACCTCATACTGCACCAAGGGTAAACTCCATACGTCCTCTTCTGCAACTGACGATGACGAAGTAGAGgatgacgaggaggaagaggatgacaaGTAG